In Flavobacterium hankyongi, the genomic window TTATGGGAAGTAGAGGTTTATTGCACAAAGGAGAAAACATCAAAATTGTTTTTTTAAAGGAATTTCATTGATATACATTTCTTTACTTAAATCACGTTCTCCAATTTCTGAAACTTCATTAAATACTTTAAATGTTTTAGGAATAGCCATTTTCCCACCATTAGCAATAAGGTCAAGTACTTTAGCAAGATAAGGTTCGCTTGCATTACCAAGGATTCCTAAATTACCAATGTTTTCTGCTAATGTATTTTGTGAAGTAGGACTAATACCTTGCGCATAATCTCCAAAGCCGTTTTTGTCTACAATCTTAAGGACAATAGGTTGCATTGCATATTTATGATCTGGATTTATATTTTGTTTTGTGTAATCATCAGAGTCATACAAGGTTATCGAGCCTACATTTTTTCCAGTAGTTGTTGTTCCAATTTGTACAACATCAATATAAGGTTTAAGCGAATTGATCACTAATTCGCTTGCAGAAGCGGTGCTTTTAGTTGTTAAAATATAGACTTTATTAAGATTTAGATTGTTTAGTGTACTTCCTGAGTTTGTTGAGTTTGTAAATAAATTATTTAAACTACTTGGATCTAGCCTAGCCATAAGCTTAGGATTCCATTGCTGTTTTGCAAAAACTTGTCCAGTAAATTGACCAGTAATCATACTAGCTAGTCTTGTAGCTGTTGCAACTGAACCACCTGAATTGTATCTTAAATCTAGAACTAAATGAGTAATTCCTTCACCTTTTAAATAACCAAAAGCATCATTAAGTTGATTTTCATAGGCTCCATAAAAACCATTATACATTAGATAACCAACTTTTCGTGAACCTAGAACATGTATATTCTTTATTAAAACTGGATTTTCTGTATAGGATCCTTTTACTAATGAAACAGATTGCCCATTAGGCGTTATTGCACCATTATTATAGTCTGCTAAATTTAATGTGTATGATGTGTTTGCTAATAGACTTCTATAATTACTAATCGTTAATGGGGTTCCATTTACAGCATAAAAGATTGTTCCTCGTTGAATGTTTTTTGTGGAAGCATCAGAATTCGGCATAATATATTTTACCCATCCAAAAATATCAGTAGTACTGCCAGATTTATAATTTAAACCATATTCTAACCCATTACTGTCACTAGAACCACTTAGCGCTTGTTCAAGTTTTGTATAGTCGCTGTAAAGTACACTGTATTTGTCAATTGTGCTTCGTTGATATATTAAACTTTCGAATAATGATTTTGGTGATGAAAAATTACTTAAATAATTATCTAAGTCTTTTTGTATATAGAATTTTGAATCACTTAAATCTGGGATATCTGGTTGAT contains:
- a CDS encoding S41 family peptidase gives rise to the protein MKAFTKSILFLLLFGAFIISCEDYDDNPSSYPIQNFIWKGLNGYYLYQPDIPDLSDSKFYIQKDLDNYLSNFSSPKSLFESLIYQRSTIDKYSVLYSDYTKLEQALSGSSDSNGLEYGLNYKSGSTTDIFGWVKYIMPNSDASTKNIQRGTIFYAVNGTPLTISNYRSLLANTSYTLNLADYNNGAITPNGQSVSLVKGSYTENPVLIKNIHVLGSRKVGYLMYNGFYGAYENQLNDAFGYLKGEGITHLVLDLRYNSGGSVATATRLASMITGQFTGQVFAKQQWNPKLMARLDPSSLNNLFTNSTNSGSTLNNLNLNKVYILTTKSTASASELVINSLKPYIDVVQIGTTTTGKNVGSITLYDSDDYTKQNINPDHKYAMQPIVLKIVDKNGFGDYAQGISPTSQNTLAENIGNLGILGNASEPYLAKVLDLIANGGKMAIPKTFKVFNEVSEIGERDLSKEMYINEIPLKKQF